The following coding sequences lie in one Cyanobacterium sp. Dongsha4 genomic window:
- a CDS encoding ferrous iron transporter B has product MSANITYPNIIEKGLEKIESFLSQEAELFFQQNPLISRRSLALLVIQRDREVIANLQQYIPSISPIEEIIYDVQTQLGKSITEAIAFTRQQKALEIEQQVLQDNSDSQRGIGEKLHQWMINPLTGFPILALVLYYGIYQFVGNFGAGTLVDLIEGFFEENINPFVNHIVAQIFPWVVIQDLFANDYGIVTLGIRYATAIILPIVATYFLMFSLLEDTGYLPRLSLMLDRVFKTMGLSGRAVIPIVLGLGCDTMATVVTRTLETKRERIIATFLLALAIPCAAQWGVILGLLAKNPLALSIWAVVVLGIFLLAGFLTSRFLPGKPAQFYMEVPPLRMPKIENIITKTVIRMKWYFWEIIPLFIYASILIWFGKLTGLFSLIISWINPITLALGLPEEVSPIFLYGFFRRDYGAAGLFDIQSNAGLTGNQLVVCAIILTLFLPCIAQFQVMLKERGWKTTLAMVSFIFPFAFFVGYLVNQGLNIIHLTI; this is encoded by the coding sequence ATGTCAGCTAATATTACCTATCCTAATATTATTGAAAAAGGTTTAGAAAAAATAGAATCTTTTTTAAGTCAAGAAGCAGAATTATTTTTTCAGCAAAATCCCCTAATTTCTCGCCGTAGCTTAGCCTTATTAGTCATTCAAAGAGACAGAGAAGTTATCGCTAATTTGCAACAATATATTCCTAGTATTTCTCCTATTGAAGAAATTATCTATGATGTACAAACTCAATTAGGTAAATCTATCACAGAGGCGATCGCATTTACTAGACAACAGAAAGCCTTAGAAATTGAACAACAAGTATTGCAAGATAATAGCGATAGTCAGAGAGGAATTGGAGAAAAACTACATCAATGGATGATTAATCCTCTCACAGGATTTCCGATTTTAGCCCTCGTGCTTTACTATGGAATTTATCAATTTGTCGGTAACTTTGGTGCAGGCACATTAGTTGATTTAATTGAAGGGTTTTTCGAGGAGAATATTAACCCCTTTGTTAACCATATCGTTGCCCAAATTTTTCCATGGGTAGTAATTCAAGACTTATTCGCCAATGACTACGGTATCGTCACCCTAGGTATTCGCTACGCTACAGCGATTATTTTACCCATTGTTGCAACTTATTTCCTCATGTTTTCCCTTTTAGAAGACACAGGATATTTACCTCGTTTATCTCTCATGTTAGACAGAGTCTTTAAAACTATGGGATTATCAGGAAGGGCCGTCATTCCTATTGTTTTAGGCTTGGGCTGTGATACTATGGCGACAGTGGTTACTCGCACTCTCGAAACTAAAAGAGAAAGAATTATTGCAACCTTCTTACTTGCCCTAGCCATACCCTGTGCGGCTCAATGGGGCGTTATCTTAGGGTTATTAGCAAAAAATCCCCTTGCTTTATCAATATGGGCAGTAGTGGTTTTAGGTATATTTTTGTTAGCAGGATTTTTAACCTCTCGTTTCTTACCAGGTAAACCTGCTCAATTTTATATGGAAGTGCCTCCTTTGAGGATGCCCAAAATTGAAAATATTATCACTAAAACCGTGATTAGAATGAAATGGTATTTCTGGGAAATTATCCCCCTATTCATTTACGCATCTATTCTTATTTGGTTTGGTAAATTAACAGGTTTATTTAGCTTAATCATTAGTTGGATTAATCCCATCACCCTTGCATTAGGTTTACCTGAAGAAGTATCCCCTATTTTCTTATATGGATTTTTCCGCAGAGACTATGGTGCGGCAGGATTGTTTGATATTCAAAGCAATGCAGGATTAACAGGTAATCAGTTGGTGGTTTGTGCCATTATTTTAACTCTGTTTTTACCCTGTATCGCTCAATTTCAAGTGATGTTGAAAGAGAGAGGATGGAAAACTACTTTAGCAATGGTATCTTTTATTTTTCCCTTTGCCTTTTTTGTTGGTTATTTAGTCAATCAAGGCTTAAATATTATTCACCTCACTATCTAA
- a CDS encoding helix-turn-helix domain-containing protein, with product MSGVSQVNIIESIATLKTLLNEQKTSDNFQKIQVLYLLKSKQVKTITEVAKIVGKHRVTIQWWLRCYQQQGIQQFLRDKKDKNSGGRKSIISDSVIKILTEKLKDTPDFKTYKDIQHWLNQEFQIQVSYDVVYYLVRKKLKYTLKK from the coding sequence ATGTCAGGAGTTTCTCAAGTTAATATTATAGAGTCGATCGCAACTTTAAAAACCTTATTAAACGAGCAGAAAACTTCTGATAACTTTCAGAAAATCCAAGTTTTATATCTACTCAAAAGTAAACAAGTAAAAACCATCACAGAAGTAGCCAAAATAGTAGGCAAACATCGAGTAACAATTCAATGGTGGTTAAGATGTTATCAACAACAAGGAATACAACAGTTTTTAAGAGATAAAAAAGATAAAAATAGCGGCGGCAGAAAATCAATTATTTCCGATAGTGTTATCAAAATATTAACAGAAAAGCTGAAAGACACTCCCGATTTTAAAACTTATAAAGACATTCAACACTGGCTAAATCAAGAGTTTCAAATTCAAGTTAGTTATGATGTGGTTTATTATTTAGTCAGAAAAAAACTTAAATACACTCTCAAAAAATGA
- a CDS encoding DUF6883 domain-containing protein — protein MKLPQDAIITEAKLTKYLLKWKPIDDKSQFLLKAGYTITTAKQLEKDLREQILPLNAVYTESNNFGEKYEIKGQLKGINGVILIVITILSG, from the coding sequence ATGAAATTGCCTCAAGATGCAATCATTACCGAAGCAAAGCTAACAAAATATTTATTAAAATGGAAACCTATTGATGATAAATCACAATTTTTATTAAAAGCAGGTTATACGATAACAACTGCAAAACAATTAGAAAAAGATTTACGAGAACAAATTTTACCTTTAAATGCCGTTTATACTGAAAGTAATAATTTTGGAGAGAAATATGAAATTAAAGGACAATTAAAAGGAATTAATGGAGTCATTTTAATTGTAATTACTATCTTATCTGGATGA
- a CDS encoding DUF4926 domain-containing protein, translating into MMKFELFTRVALKENIPKYNLCEGDIATIVEYHPVKNGEDGYSLEVFNTISETIAVITIEESKIEYLRENKVLSVRILQPIFT; encoded by the coding sequence ATGATGAAATTTGAATTATTTACAAGAGTTGCCTTAAAAGAAAATATACCGAAATATAATTTATGTGAGGGAGATATTGCCACTATTGTTGAATATCATCCCGTTAAAAATGGGGAAGATGGCTATAGTTTAGAAGTATTTAATACCATCAGTGAAACCATTGCCGTTATAACTATTGAGGAATCGAAAATCGAATATTTAAGAGAAAATAAGGTGCTTTCAGTAAGAATTTTACAACCGATTTTTACCTAG
- a CDS encoding orange carotenoid-binding protein, which produces MPFTIDTARTIFPQTLAADVVPATIARFSQLSAEDQLALIWFAYLEMGKTITIAAPGAASMVLAESTLNEIKGMSPQQQSQVMCDLANRADTPICRTYAVWSPNIKLGFWYQLGKFMEEGIVAPIPQGYQLSANANAVLDAIKKLESGQQITVLRNAVVDMGYDVNKLGNFTRVAEPVAPPTDMSKRTKVTIEGVTNKTVLDYMDNLNANDFDALISLFVEDGALQPPFKRPIVGKENVYRFFKEECQNLKLIPQQGVSEPAEDGYTQIKVTGKVQTPWFGGNVGMDIAWRFLLNPENKIFFVAIDLLASPKELLNFIR; this is translated from the coding sequence ATGCCTTTTACCATTGATACCGCGCGGACAATTTTTCCCCAGACTTTAGCCGCCGATGTTGTACCTGCAACTATAGCAAGATTTTCTCAATTAAGTGCAGAAGACCAATTAGCCTTAATTTGGTTTGCTTACTTAGAGATGGGGAAAACCATTACCATTGCCGCCCCCGGTGCCGCTAGTATGGTATTAGCCGAATCCACCCTCAACGAAATCAAAGGGATGTCTCCTCAACAACAGTCTCAAGTCATGTGTGATTTAGCTAACCGTGCAGATACTCCTATTTGTCGTACTTATGCAGTTTGGTCTCCTAATATCAAACTTGGTTTCTGGTATCAATTAGGAAAATTCATGGAAGAAGGAATTGTCGCCCCTATTCCTCAAGGTTATCAACTCTCAGCCAACGCCAATGCAGTATTAGATGCCATTAAAAAGTTAGAATCTGGACAACAAATCACTGTACTTCGTAACGCAGTGGTAGATATGGGTTATGATGTCAATAAGCTAGGTAACTTTACCAGAGTAGCCGAGCCTGTAGCCCCTCCTACCGACATGAGTAAGCGTACAAAAGTAACCATTGAAGGAGTTACTAACAAAACTGTACTTGATTACATGGATAACTTAAACGCTAATGACTTTGATGCTTTAATCAGTTTATTTGTTGAAGATGGTGCATTGCAACCTCCTTTCAAACGCCCCATTGTTGGCAAAGAAAATGTTTATCGCTTTTTCAAAGAAGAATGTCAAAATTTAAAGTTAATTCCCCAACAAGGAGTTTCTGAACCTGCCGAAGATGGCTATACTCAAATTAAAGTAACTGGGAAAGTGCAAACCCCTTGGTTTGGTGGTAACGTCGGTATGGATATTGCTTGGCGCTTTTTACTTAATCCTGAGAATAAAATCTTTTTTGTTGCTATTGACTTATTAGCATCTCCTAAAGAGTTATTAAATTTTATCCGTTAA
- a CDS encoding fatty acid desaturase: protein MLNHISLLVALLIILFWGMTISFALVVDFTNLTFLAIIFLIFLQIFFNTGLFIVAHDGMHGILVPYNQNINDAIARLALILYAGLSFKDLKEKHYLHHRFTGTSLDPDFHEHNPNFCFWYLRFMGKYVSFLNLCRLALLILIIVNIFQIHWLNLLLFWALPLIFSSLQLFFFGTFLPHRHHHDNQFNLSCLSTIKSLHLPILLSFITCYHFSYHQEHHRYPFLAWWQLPFTTRFIQSYF from the coding sequence ATGCTCAATCATATTAGTTTGTTAGTTGCTTTACTAATTATTCTTTTTTGGGGGATGACAATTTCTTTCGCCTTAGTGGTGGATTTCACTAATCTCACTTTTTTAGCAATTATTTTTCTTATATTTCTACAAATCTTTTTCAATACTGGTTTGTTTATCGTTGCCCATGATGGTATGCACGGTATTCTTGTTCCTTATAATCAAAATATTAATGATGCGATCGCACGTTTAGCTTTAATCTTATATGCAGGGTTATCTTTCAAAGATTTAAAGGAAAAACACTATTTGCATCATCGTTTCACTGGTACGAGTCTTGATCCTGACTTCCATGAGCATAACCCAAATTTTTGCTTTTGGTATTTGAGATTTATGGGAAAATATGTCAGTTTTTTAAATTTATGTCGTCTAGCTTTATTAATTTTAATAATTGTTAATATTTTTCAAATTCACTGGTTAAATTTACTATTATTTTGGGCTTTACCTTTAATTTTTAGTTCTTTACAATTATTCTTTTTCGGTACTTTTTTACCTCACCGTCATCATCATGATAATCAATTTAATTTATCTTGTTTAAGTACTATTAAGAGTCTTCATTTACCGATATTATTATCTTTCATCACCTGTTATCATTTTAGTTACCATCAAGAACATCATCGCTATCCCTTTCTTGCTTGGTGGCAATTACCTTTTACCACGAGATTTATACAGTCGTATTTTTAA